One genomic window of Quercus robur chromosome 6, dhQueRobu3.1, whole genome shotgun sequence includes the following:
- the LOC126689355 gene encoding 2-hydroxyisoflavanone dehydratase-like, with product MASITKEVEKELIPFVRLYKDGSVERLGNSPYVPPSPQDTETGVSSKDITISQDPSVSARVYLPKLNQPLHQKLTILIYFHGGGFCIESAFSSDHQRYLNSLVSQAQVVAVSVEYRLAPEHLLPIAYEDSWAALQWVASHFIDDNVVNKEPWLINHGDFNRVFLGGDSAGANIVHNIALRAGVEGLHGGVRITGAFLTHPFFWGLKPVGSEYTAEREKGLAYSIWYLVYPSAPGGIDNPMINPFSPGAPSLAGLGCSRLLVTVSEKDRLRDRGIMYYNTVKESEWKGEVELIEVEGEGHAFQILDCGTENGNNLIKRLASFLLK from the coding sequence atgGCTTCCATTACCAAAGAGGTAGAGAAAGAGCTTATCCCATTCGTCCGTCTCTACAAGGACGGCTCAGTTGAGAGATTAGGGAACTCTCCCTATGTGCCTCCATCGCCACAAGACACAGAAACTGGAGTCTCATCAAAAGACATCACCATTTCACAAGACCCCTCCGTCTCTGCTCGTGTCTACCTCCCAAAACTCAACCAACCCCTCCACCAAAAGCTCACCATCTTGATCTACTTCCATGGCGGAGGCTTCTGCATCGAATCCGCCTTCTCCTCTGATCACCAGCGGTACCTCAACAGTTTGGTCTCTCAAGCTCAAGTAGTGGCTGTATCAGTTGAGTATAGACTAGCTCCTGAGCACCTTCTACCCATTGCTTATGAAGATAGTTGGGCTGCTCTCCAATGGGTTGCATCACACTTCATAGATGATAATGTTGTCAACAAAGAGCCATGGTTGATCAATCATGGTGACTTTAACCGAGTTTTTCTTGGCGGTGATAGTGCAGGAGCTAATATTGTACACAATATAGCCCTTCGAGCTGGGGTTGAAGGGTTGCATGGTGGTGTTAGAATTACAGGAGCTTTTCTTACACACCCTTTCTTCTGGGGCTTAAAGCCAGTTGGATCAGAATACACTGCTGAACGTGAAAAGGGACTGGCTTATTCGATTTGGTACCTTGTATATCCATCGGCACCTGGTGGTATAGACAATCCAATGATCAATCCGTTCAGTCCAGGAGCACCAAGCTTGGCTGGACTTGGTTGTTCTCGGTTGCTTGTGACTGTGTCTGAAAAGGATAGGCTGAGGGATAGGGGTATTATGTACTACAATACAGTGAAAGAAAGTGAATGGAAAGGAGAAGTAGAGTTGATTGAAGTTGAAGGAGAGGGCCATGCTTTTCAGATTTTGGACTGTGGGACTGAGAATGGTAATAATTTGATCAAACGCTTGGCTTCTTTTCTCCTCAAGTAA